The following is a genomic window from Tripterygium wilfordii isolate XIE 37 chromosome 19, ASM1340144v1, whole genome shotgun sequence.
GATTTGGAACTTCTATTTATTGGTTTTTTCTGTGGCAAATACTTTTTTATTCCAATGCAGGGATATTGTTTCCAATGTAGTTGCATAGAGTGTGCCTCATCGTTGTCAATTCTTCCTTATTGGGATCTTAGTTGCTGGTGAATATTAAAGAAAGTGTAATTTCAAGTTCAAAGGATAAagtcttttcaagttttaaacTGTCATACTCGTGTTACTACTTTAGCCCTTTTAAATCAACAAGTTTCACATTATTATTGGATTTATATTCATTTCTTGTACTTGGGGAAAGCGCTGTCAAAGGTGCCTTCACCTTCGTGAGTGTAATGTGAGGTGCCAGGTGAACAAGGCACACGcctattgtttatttgtttattgtttGCTGTTTGGACCTTAAAGAAATCATATGAAGTACAAGACCATGATCTTAAGGTTCCATAGCTATTGAGCCTATTTTATCACTCACATCACGACCTTGATTGGGATTGGAAGATGTAATTTCGAGCTGGCTCAGCTGAGAGCTTTCTACTTTAGAAATTAGAACGGAACATATACAAGGAACTTTTGGAAGAAAGGAACTCTGCAGAAAATTCTTTAATAGAAGGTACGTTTGTGTGAAATCCTAAAGGGAAGCTCTGCAATTCTGCTAGGGAAAATGGGAATTGTAGGACCATTTTGTAGGGAGAGGAAGGAACACAGAAGATGGAAGAATGAAAATGCATACCGAGGTTTGCTTTAGATGCTTCAATTTTTTTAGAAGCGGTCTCATTATTGATTTATTTGTGCTGGATAATGCAAGGTTTAATGTAAATTTTCCTATTCGTTCTTTAATATAGTGCAGTGCGATTGTGCCTTAAGTAACCCTTGTACTTTAATTACAATGCTTGGAGATGATCTGAGCCCCATAGATTTGATCGTGCCTTGTGCCTTAAGTAACCCTTGTACTTTAATTACAATGCTTGGAGATGATCTGAGCCCCATAGATTTTTCTCTATGATGCTTGCAACTTTTCTTTAACTAAAGGTGTCTTTCACTAAGAATTCTGGACAGTGGACACCGACTCTAGTTTAGAAGATGGACATCTTTTGATTCATTGCAGTTCTCCCCACCTCACCCCCTAAATGTCTACAAGGTTATGCTCATGCCAATTGCATATATGTTTTTTCACTGTTTTGTTTTATCATCTATGGTTGACTGAACAATATTCTCTGTATGAtcataaaataattttgtttgttGCTTTCAGGCATTGATTTTAAATATCATCCAGACCCAACAATTGGCAAAGGTTTTACTAAATCTGATATTTAGACTTTTGttgtttatcattttcttcTAGCCATTTAtacttgcatttttttttttgctatttcttTTTTCGACATAATTTTTACGTGATGTGATAGGATAGGAATCTAGAATATTCGATCTGGGATAGGTGTAGCGCCAATCAAAATAAGATGCAAGAAAATATTCTAAGATGGCTTGGATATATACAATGTAGAGGATATTATTGCAGTATTGCGTAGAGTTGAAAAGAATGTAAGTAGGATGTACTGAAAAGTTATAAGAAAAGGCATGGACTATATAGAATAGATGAATTTTGAGGCTGATTTTGATTTCATGGATGCTATATTTGCACATTTTAGCAAATCACACTCATTCTAGTAAGATGCTATTTGTTTTTTAACAATTTTGACTGCTTTTAGGTTATTGATGGTTGCAATTGTGTGGATGTAAATCGACTTCCTGCAGTCTTTATTATTTGAAGTCTTGtctacagttttttttttcatggattaaattacatatatatatatatataatttttttttttttttttttttttgcgttcAATTCATATCATACTCCAAATTCTTATGGGCAGCTTTCAAGCTTGTTCTTTCATCTCCTTTAAGCATCATATTATAATCTGCTTTTCCAACTTCATTGTGCATTTTGCTCAAGGCCCTACCCACTTAAAGATATTGGCAGGAAATTTATGCAGGTTGATTCTGTTTCTGCTGGTGCTCTGTATGATAAGGGCTCTCTTAAGCTGTTCTCTGGATTGGCTGAGGTAATGTGATAAGAGAGGTTGGTACTTCCCTAGTTCTGAACAAGGTTGGTGCTTCCCTAACTCTGAACATTATTTGGTCATGGAAAAATATATGAGATCAGGCGTATTAGTAGTCGAAATTTGTGTGTTGAGTTGATGAAACTAAAGCATGATATGTGAACTAGTGAGACCATACAACATGTTTAGACAACTGTAAACAAAGTAACGTCTAAGATTAACAAGGAACTCTTGGCACGAGGGTAAATTACTCCTTAAGACTTGAATCAGGCAAGATTCGAGTCCCCCTATCATGTAGTAAGAATTATGATGCCCAATTTGGTGCGGTGACATGATGGCTTGTTATAAGGAATTCTCCTCTAAGCCAATCTCATGGATGCCCTTGGCATTCTTTAGGTAAAAGGGTAACCCCTCTTGCACCagtaatattataaaatttgtttttatggTTTAGAAACCTAATCGAAAGAGAATTTATCATTTTTACTAATTTTGAGAAGATATCACCAATTTAATACCCCATTTATCGCCTATTCGCCTCTTAATGACTTGTTCGAACTTGTGTTGACAAATGTTCTCTTAGATAATGTGCTCTCTTTGATCCATCCTTGACATCATAATATATTAAGATCTGTCCCGTCCAACACTTTACTTATTGTTGCTGTGTCGAAATTGTTTCGTTTGCAACGTTGCATGGACGATACTTTTGCACTAGGGTATTGTTAGAATAGATGGGCCTTTTAATGGCCTATTATAATGTCTAATCGTTGACTCACCCTTTGATTTGGTAGGATTTGGGACTTTAAACTTGTGTCCATAGTCGATTGGTCCGGAGTCTTTATCATTGATTTTGATTGGGCCCATGTCGGATTGGGGCATGAAAAATGCTGATCGAGTGATTGGATTACTCGTGTGGTTGATTGAGCGCAGGGTCCGTATTGATGCGTAAATTCGACTGAGCCGGAGTCCCATATTTGATTCGGCCTGAACCTATATTATATACTCCTCATTGCCTATGTTAACTGGCCCAATTTTGATTAGCAGACAGTAGATTGGGGTTGCGCCCATGTTTAGTCGTGCCTAAACCCTAGAATCTAGATgggggtagctttagtcacaccccgatgttttctaaagacaccctgtcaactgatttttacaagggatggtcaacttagattggagtgtctttagaaaaaattgGGGTGTGATTAAAGTTACCCTCTAAATGCCCATATCACTTGGGCCTGGCCCGACTGTATGTGGACTGAAGCTTACATAAGTTTGGGCCAGGGGCAGATGCTTTTAGGCCCATATATTTCTTTTGGGCCCGGGGCCCAGATTGGATTGGGCCTGAAGCCCACATAAGCATGGGTTTGAGGCCCAGATTTGACAGGTCCAACTGTATATGGGCCTGAGTCCTACATAGATTAGTTTTGCCCACATTTTTTGGGCCTGAGGCCCTGATTCATTTGAGCCTGAATGGCACTTTCTTTTGGGCCTGAAGCCCAGAGCCCCAAATTTTTTTGGGCCTGAAGCCCACATAAGGATGGGTTTGAGGTCCAGATTCGACAGGCCCAACTGTATGTGGGCCTGAAACCTAATTGATTCGTTTGGCCCACCTTTTTTGGGCCTTAAGGCCAGATTTGTTTGGGCCTGAATCTCAGATTGGTCGGGCCTCAGTTTTTTGCGGTATGTTTGATTGGGCGTCTGATGGCCCATAGCCAATATTAACCGTCCCACTTCCAAATTTGTTTGTTCTTATTAATATCTTTTAACTTGGGCCCGAGACATTAATTGAGCTCAAAGTGAAGTCGAATGGGTATGTGACATTTTCACACGGCTCCCGGCTCAAACCGGAATCCAATCTGCTGGAGGCCTACACCAGTTTTCAATTGGATAATTTTTAAACCTACGATTAAAGGCATTCTCTTTTTCTAATGAAAACGTAAGAggcaaaattaaattttttcgCACAGGTCAAAAAAAGATGAGAAACTATATCAGGTACTTAAATAAATCAGCTGGTTCAAAGTAAAGGAGTTATCTAAAAAGAAAGATTATTGATATCGGCAAAGTTtcatataatataaaataaatggtGAATCGTTAATTACGGAGGTTAACCTCTTCAAGATGGTCAGTTCTTGAACATTCATTACTTCACCGACGTCTAGAATATGCTTATATGTATTAATTTCCGATGAATGCAATGTAAGTAAAAAAAGAACACACCCACTCGTATCTGTGAACTTAAATCTTATTACGTAGTCCTTTTCCACAAGCAATCCCCCGAATAATAGTGAATGGTATTAATCTTACCTTGTCAAGTTGCTGATAGTCTGATGCTTCAGACATCAGTTCATCGTAATATTTACCCTGCAGCAGTAAAGTTAGGGTGAAATGCACACCACCTTACAGACAACCTTCAATAGGCGTGGATAAAGTTAGTTACAAATTGCGTTTGCAAATGTAAGCACTTTATCGATACTAATCTAGCAAAAGATATTTAGGGTATGCTCATACAATGCATGAAATCAAGATGAACTGTTTTGGCTTCCAAGTGGTTACAAATGCTAATTAAGATCTATTTAAGACGAAGTCCCTTAGCATATGTTATTGCGATGACATTGTCTTAATGGATGAGAACATTGAAGAGTCAACTTTCAAATTGAAAACATGAAGACAAGCTTCGAAATCCAAAGATTTTAAGACAAATAGGCGTAATGCAAAATATAAGTagtgcaagttttgtaaaaatCCAAAGAGTTCGCTGTCTCAATTGGTTTCTTCATCTCTCTCCCTTCATTTTTACGACAGGAACGAAAATACTCAAAACCTGGAATTTCAAATAGTTTTGGGTTTGTAATTCAGAATGATGGAGAACAAGTGTGGAAGGATTGAGAAGGAATTCAGAATGCCATGGcgattgtaaaataaatcaaACCGAAAACATCTTAGTTGACTTTAAATAGGTAACAGGTGagtgtacacacacacacaaaatattGACGCATGAAATTTCAGAAACTGATTGTTTTGAGCAAGTAATCttcatttcaaataaaaaaaaaaaaagacgagaGGGAGAGAACAGAAGGTattagtatatgtatatgcatactCTACCATAAGCTTGAACGAGTCACAAACATGTGAGAAAACAAGAACGAACATGAAATCAACTAGCTAGGTAGCtagaaagaaacacaaaaattaattaagaaatcaTAGACTAAAATACATTGAGCGAGAGGACAGAAGAAGCTAGTGTAAGCTGGACAAAGAAAAGTTCgcattcattaaaaaaaatcaatatgaatataatttatatatagatgGATGGGTGGGTGGGTGGGAAACTTAATTGGGTACATAAAAACTTGCCTAGTTGTGAAATAAAATTCAACATTAGATCAGATGTTTAAACATCAACATTAAATCTGCAAATCAGGcgtacaaaaatgaaaaagatcaaGGAGATCAACACAACTCACTTTTATACATGAGATATTGAAGAACAAAGTATATTAAAAAGCTACCTACAAACCTGACCAAATTCCAATGCATAAAAAGTATATACATCAGAATATAAGCCACTTACAAATGGAAGAGCGTATAATAATTATGTATGTTAGATAGATATTGAACAACTGAATAACGGGATTATATACTTACTCCCTGTGCAGCCAAAACATGGCCACATTAAACTGATTGACTCCATCGAAAAAAGCCAAGCCCCATTTTGATTAGTATAAAGGGCTTTTCCCTTACTAGTCCATTGGTAAGGtctctaaaaacacaaaaattataAAGGGGATGCTTATTTTCTGAAAGATGGCAATGGTACTATCATCCTAAGGCCAAACAAAGTCAGAATTAACAAGAGAAATACCAGCGCAGAGTATCAATTATACCTTTTTCAAAGTCGACGCGAAGCGAATGAGAAAACATGTGAGCTTTTATGGAAAGAAAATCGCCATCTTTTATTCTTGCACCATTTTCCCCCCACATTGTACAATGTCAATAATACTGCATGTCAgcatcaaaacatgccaaagtGAATTCAGGAAATAGCTAGTACTAAGATTCCAAAAGTTCATAAAGATAAACATAACAGTCTATATGTGGATGTAATCTCTCAAGGatgatgaatgaatgaatacaCAGTTTTGAGAGATTTGCTAGCATGTGAGGTGCTTCCGATTCTAGCATGTGATGTGCTTTCGATTGTGTGATGCAATCTTCCTTTGGTGTGATGCCAAGGAACCCTAGGTGTGGTTcttaggcttttttttttaaaaaaaatcttttatttACTTCGTTTTCTCTAATCTCCCTGCAGTTTCAGAATTGTTTCCACTGTTTTAAAGCCCTAATTGCAAGTTGTTTAAAGTCCTAATCATCCAAAACCTGTGATTTAACCCTAATTGACTAATATCCCTAGCCCTTTGATACGAGGTTAGTGAAAGCTATCCTACGTTAGTACAACTACCACAAATAAGCACATGGGGTAGACAATCCATTTGGCATGTGTAATTAGTTAACTTGTGCCACCCAATCAAAGGCAATTAAGAAAGTTTCAAGGAGGATCTTCAATCCAATATATTAATTTGGTTTTgcattttctcaaacaaaaagtGCAACGATTCAAGGATATTGGACCATAGGACACTCCTCCTAATTATGCAGTGACTGCCGGCTGAAAAAGTATAATTAAGTGACACTGTGACAGGATAGTAAAGCCCATCAACCCCTCACAGACATTTTCTGCCAATTGCCAGGACATCCGACATCAAATCTCTTGTGCCCGTATCCATGCACATTATATCCATCATAATTCATAAGTAATAAGTAATAAGAAATGTGTATCTTGCCACACAAACATAAGCACTGATTGAGAGTGAAGACTACATAACACAAAAGGCTATGGCAACTAGTCACTTAACATGCAGATATTCATTTTCATGGACACTTTGATAGCCTCCTTGACAAATTCCCTGGTACACAatgtcacaaacaaaacagtatACTAATTGAGAAGATAATAGCAACAATAGTAATTGTTAATACGCAGCCCACACACATACATACTATTGAAAATGTAACTTATAAGTTCGCTAGAAGAATATCAACCTATCAGGATGGCTATGCTTAAAAAAATCGCAGAATCAACAACAGAACAGATCTACAAGACCAAATTGATCCCTCCACTAATTAGTgcaatttaaataaaatataaatacagcaaaaagaaaaaacgtGAACTAGCAAAAGAACAACGTGAGCATAATCTGAAGGGAGAACACTACCGCATCCAAATTAACCAGTTTCCAGAGTTGATGTAAGAGTTTGCCAGATTTGATGTAACCAGTTCACAGATCTAATCAAATTTTacattcaagaagaaaaaaaatgaattgaaaCAAAAGGAAACTCTATAAGAACCTGAGTTCTGTCTAGCTAACAAGAAATTCACAATAAGATTCTGATTAAGCTAATATAAGAATATTAAGTTCAGTTCGGTGGTGAAACGTCAACAGTATTGAAGATCTTCAATCTCAAGGTATTTAATAAAGATTTAAGATACAGATGCGTTAGGattctttttcatttctcaATTACTGGTACCTTTCAATGTCGTGGACGAAACGAAGCCCTTGGGGGTCTTCAAGCGGTGAAAGACGTAGATACCGGTAATAGCTCCGTTCTGGAAGGCTCTAGCTCGAGACTCTACAGTGATATTGGCCGTCCCTGAATACATCAGAAACGAGATTTATGACATAGAAGTTGCAGACGGCAGAAAACACTTTCGATTGCTCGGCAGCATCGGCGATGGTCCGCTGAAGTCTCTAAAAAGTATTGTCGTCTTTCACTTCTAACGTTAGAGGAGAGGAGGAGGGAAGGGAGGATGAATCGGTTGAAAGAGAGAATAGAGAGCGAGAAGGAGAGGAGATGCCAGAGTGAGAGAGACATAGTATATATAAACCCTAGATTTAAGTGGAGACGACAAATCGAGAGGTCCTGGAGACATCGGAATGGCAAAATGGGACGAGAATTCTAAAACGGAGATTAGAGGCGGTCCCGCGGATCACACATTCCATTGGTCGGCGACAGCGGTGATGGTCCGCTGAAGTATGACTAGAGAGCTTGAGGGAGAAGGCCTCGCTGTCTTCGCTTCTAAGGTTAGGGTAGCAGAGTAAGCTAAAAAAGATCGTTTGATTGGAGGAGCGAATAGAGAGAAGGAGGGGAGATGCCATATTGAGAGAGACGAGAGTCTTCGGAGGAGGCTTCATTTCTCCAGAAGCCGAATTTGGAGTGTGAAGTCCGTCAAGGATTGGGAGAGCAAGCGGGCGGGGCATGCGTACCtgaaattttcaaataatatatatatgtttgtttccTTCATAGATAAATCATAAAAGAGTGAATCTGCAAACGCCTCGAGCGGGCCTTCCAAGGCCCATAATTATTTAAAGCCCAGAGGTTGTGTAGTTGTGAAAttccaattctcttattttttcaTCATGCAGACATGCACCACAATGGCACAGCCCGTTATCCAGGGGCCGAGTAACCATGGGCCTTCACCTGAGCCGCATGGCCCAGTTCCCAACTTGGAATGGGTGGGTTGGGCAAAGTACATTGCAACCACAACCCCAGCCCCCACTTGGGTTATGAGCTTTTGTGTTGCTAAGCTCGGCCTTTTTCAGTAATCTCATCCAAAGATTATTATAATCTActtgtttctttctctttgtaCGGATGTGGGAtgtcaaagagagagagagaataatctATCAAACCTTTTGACAATGTATCTATAGGCTATAGCTATATCATGCCTTTAACTTTATTAGAAACAGTTAATTgtgtaataaaaatataaacGGAAGGTTAAAATATCTCACATCCTTAATCTTCACTCCATAATACGTGTTCATtgtcaataaatcaaattctctTGCGTACTTACGCAGGTGATGATATTCTGGACACCCCTAAACTATTCCGACTGAGCATTAAGAGAGCCTAGACTCTAGAGAGTCCATAAACCCCATCCAACAATTTAAACAAAGGGATCGAGCTCACGATTCACGTTTTCCGGTCAAGCTCAAGTAGGTCATGAATCTTAATGGGCTCTCATGTGTAAATGCCCAGCTGGTGAACTTTGCATCTTTAGTACTAGAGTTGATTTAGTCCAAGAGTACGTCCTCCCaacctttaaaaaataaatggtcCATGTCGCGTTCATTGGACAAATTAAGCAAAGTTAGTAGAACTACTtacttcttgtttcttttcctttttaaccATTAATTTCAAAATGTAGTGGATGAGATCATCCTCTTCATCTCCTATTGGTTTGAAGAATTCatcttgaaataaaaaatatatggtaTTGCTTATCAATCGTCTCTGATAAATAATGTTTTTCCACCTTAATTAAATATCATTTCTAACAACGCTTAACCCGATTGACTACGCCATATATACCCCACCATAGAGAAGGTCAAATACGCGAAAGTTCCAGATTAATGGTTTTATGTTAATCCATTAAATCAAATATTACTAAATTAATGTAAATAAATTGGATCAGTCTCCAACTTGTAGGGTTATGGTAAACGGCGTCGTTTGTATTGTTTTTTTCCTACCTTGACTTCCTAGGCTGATTTTTTGTCTTCACCGCTAGCATCTCTTTCTGgttcttagaattcttgaaGTTAATATTTGCATTCTCTTTTTCTTGACGAACTCATCAATTTGTCTCAAAGTGTTTATCTAGCCCTATTTGTTATTCTTTCAACTCATCAAACTATGGTCTGGAGATGTTTTTGCTGCATATCCCAAGAGGATCCGAAGATAAGGTATGCTACTAATATAGATATCTGCCTCAAATTCATTGAAACTATGAATCATTTGAGCATTTGCGCATAAAATCATGATctgattgatttctttttgaGACGCAGAAGTGTAAGCAAGACTAGTAATAGTAGGGATTACCCATGGGAGATATATTCCTTAAAAGAGATTGTTCATGCAACCAACAACTTCCATAACGACAACAAGATCGGAGAGGGCGGATTTGGTACCGTGTACTGGGGACGAACAGGTGAAGGTGTCGAGGTAATTAGTTCTTTCCATTTTTTCATTAATCTTATCATtggtatatatattatgattaagtctttgacgatgatgatgattaattaattgttaagaATTATATGCATCGATCTAAGTAGAAATAAAAACCGTCAGATCGATCCCCTTGTTGATTTCTTTTGATGTTGCAGATAGCAGTGAAACGACTCAAAGCCATGAGTGCAAAGGCAGAGATGGAATTCGCTGTGGAAGTGGAGGTTCTTGGGAGGGTGAGACACAAGAATTTATTGGGTTTGAGGGGATTCTATGCTGGTGGAGATGAGAGACTAATTGTCTATGATTATATGCCTAATCATAGCTTGATCACCCACCTCCATGGAAAACTAGCTGCCGATTGTCTACTAGATTGGTCTCGGAGAATGAAAATTGTCATCGGATCGGCCGAAGGATTAGCGTAAGCATATTAATGTTAATATTTGGCTGCAGTTGATTAAGTTTTGTGcttttttgtgtatatatatatacagcatAGTCAATCTATCTGACTAATTTCTTTGTGAAGGTATTTGCACCATGAGGCCAATCCACACATAATACACAGAGACATAAAGGCAAGCAATGTACTCTTAGACACAGATTTCCAAGCAAAGGTGGCTGATTTTGGCTTTGCAAAGCTGATACCGGACGGAGTTAGCCACTTGACCACTAGAGTGAAGGGAACATTAGGGTATTTAGCTCCTGAATATGCTATGTGGGGGAAGGTTTCTGAGAGTTGTGATGTTTATAGCTTTGGAGTATTACTTCTTGAAATAATTAGTGCAAGAAAGCCCCTAGAGAAGCTCCCTGGTGGAGTAAAACGTGATATCGTTCAATGGGCCACCCCATATGTCCAAAAGGGCTCATTTGACCTAATTGTTGATCCAAGATTAAAGGGCAAGTATGACCCTAATCAGGTAAAGTTATCGATCTTGCTTGCCTTGAAATGCACCGACGGCAATCCAGAGAACCGGCCGAGCATGATCGAGGTGGTGGACTGGCTTAAAGGCGGCATAGGGAGGAGGGAAAACGAGGTGACAGACATTCAAGTGGAAGATAtggttgaagaagaagacgatGGCGATTATAACAATGATACTGATTATGAGGGGTATGGGATGGAAAAATATGATGGGAAAGGGACATGGAAAGCATGAAAAATTAGATAGGCTGATAAGTATCAatgcttctatatatatatatatttgtaaaggGGAATTTACTTCATTTGCTTAATTTTGATATTTCTCCAACTTTTTCTTCTTGGGTAGGACGATATATATTTTTCGTAGAACTAGTTGAACAAAACAATGTGACTTTGTCTTGTATATCTGgaattgttatttttatttttaatggccTTTTCATTTATAATAAGACACTATCATATGACATTCTCAATATGGTAGCTAGCTAGCAAAATATATGTTGCCAGGCCGACATGCGTTGTATACTATATGTGGGTCTGGGACCACTATGTTTTTAGGATGAATTTTATTTGCACcacattattttaaaattacacCCCAATATATTTGTACGTtatagaaattgaaaaatatctaATCACACCCTAGATAACAAAAAACTCTCACATTTACGAAATACATCCCAAAgacaaaaacataacaaataagAATCTCAATAATAAacatagccaaaaaaaaaaaacctgcatCTCTACAATACAACAAAAAGCAACATGCATCTCGACAGCAAAATACAACAAATTAAGCAATTAAGCAATAGTAAACATGAAATACATATCAAACATAATCTAgcatgtacaaaagctaatcaTAGCAAGAAACCCTGATAATTTATGCATGCGAAGTTTAAcagctcaaatctctctccaaAATGAAATAACCTGAGTCTTGCTTTGTATTTGCAGATCACAGATCTTGTACATGTGTTGCGCAAGCTTAGTAGAAGatgaaggaggaagaagaagacaagtGATATGAGAGAGAATTTAAATTCTATTCATTTAGCCCAACTATTACATACCGAAGTTTAACTCACTAAGCAAGTCCAACTATTATGGGTCAAAGCCGAACTCGCTTGGGCTAGAAAAATGTCTTGGGGTAGACTTTAGCTTTATTAACCCATCGGTTTGGACTTGCCCAATTGAT
Proteins encoded in this region:
- the LOC119985868 gene encoding PTI1-like tyrosine-protein kinase At3g15890 — translated: MVWRCFCCISQEDPKIRSVSKTSNSRDYPWEIYSLKEIVHATNNFHNDNKIGEGGFGTVYWGRTGEGVEIAVKRLKAMSAKAEMEFAVEVEVLGRVRHKNLLGLRGFYAGGDERLIVYDYMPNHSLITHLHGKLAADCLLDWSRRMKIVIGSAEGLAYLHHEANPHIIHRDIKASNVLLDTDFQAKVADFGFAKLIPDGVSHLTTRVKGTLGYLAPEYAMWGKVSESCDVYSFGVLLLEIISARKPLEKLPGGVKRDIVQWATPYVQKGSFDLIVDPRLKGKYDPNQVKLSILLALKCTDGNPENRPSMIEVVDWLKGGIGRRENEVTDIQVEDMVEEEDDGDYNNDTDYEGYGMEKYDGKGTWKA